The Aphidius gifuensis isolate YNYX2018 linkage group LG2, ASM1490517v1, whole genome shotgun sequence DNA window GTTGCTGaagatttgataaattattaaaagtaccTGACTCAAGATAATCCAGTTGGTTGTACGACAAATCAAGAGTTCTAAGGTTTTTCAAGCCAGTAAATGTATCTTTTAGTAATGATGTTAGCTGATTATTTCGTATCTTAAGAATCTTGAGATTTGATAGATTATTAAAGGTACCTGACTCTAGCCAATATAGACTGTTGAAGGACAAACGAAGCTTTTCAGCATTTTCAAATCCAGTAAATATATCTTCTGGAAGAACAGCTAAATTTCTATGGATAAGATTAATTTCATAATTGTCGGAATTTTCACTGAGACATGCACAAATAGTTGAATCATAAtaagacatttttttgttacaaaaaTATCTATTGGGAAATTGGCTGTTAGACGCCAAAGCAATATTATCAAATCGctttcttaaataattaactacaACTGCCTGATTCTTATTATAATTaagtttgaataatttttctctctttttcaataaattatctgGTACATTGTATTCATTGAATTTCATGATAGATATCAATGTCTTTAATAATTCAGCTGATTCAACAAGatcttgatgatttatttcaaaaaataattcttttaatatttcaagttcTTGCTGTTCATTTGTCAAGTTTAATTGATATTCATTTTCTGTTGCTTTTAATTCTTCTGCTTGTTGTTTCTTCAAAGCTATTGACTCTTCAATTAGTTgcttattttcatcaattttcttttctaattCTAGTGATATGTTTGagtattgttgattttttgagCATATCATTGattctaatttattatcaacattatttttcatttccaaTTCAAgtattgttggttttttttccaagtttacCTGTTGATCGAGTACTGATAGAAAACGATTTCCACAAGTTATTAAAGTCTCTGAACATTTATCAAGTGTTTGCTCTATCTCTTGATTGACTTGTTTcagtgttttatatatttgccagaatttattattaaattcgtCAACAAAATATTTGTCTAACATAAATGATATAGCCATATAAATTTGTAGCTCAATCTGATTTTGAAATACATCCCATGaaccaacatcatcattatcaattgaagATTTATTCGGTATATTTGGTGCAACAGTCGAAGTTGTTGGTGAATTAATTTCACTTGAGCCCTAAAAAATTGAACGATAtctgtaaattatttcaattctaGAGAAATTTGATATCAACAGCTTTTTTactttactgtttttttttaaatttcaataatatattgactgtaattaaaatatgctTACAGAAACCACAGGACTACATGCTATGATAAGCATAAATATACCAGCTACTAAATTAGCTTGCATCATCAGTAGAACACCCATATTTTTGAAAGACAATTCAGCAACAcactaaaatttataaaaatatattaatttaaattattttaattcaacaaaaaaaatttcaaataaaaaatcccaTTTTTTTTGGTGTCAATTCAAAGCTATATTTAATCGGAATAATACTGTATCAtctttcattgaattttttttcgaaaaaatcaattgtcttagatacaaaaaaaaagaaaataataataaatttgttttgtacaataacaattaattatatcaaaaaaaaaaaatttataaattaagaaaaaaacaataaaaaatcactGCGTGAAAATTATAAGggattttaatttcaattcttAAAAATACTTACATTTGTTAACTGAGAAATTAAATAGATgattttgttgtatatataccGTCAGACTACTGTCGAGTGAATTGACtgcaaaaattatcataactTGTACGTGCTGATTGAGTCGCTTTCATATCAGTTTACTCGACTgcttatatgaaatatttcgCTCTTACAATTTGGAAAATACCATAGTATAGTTATTATGATATAGTGATAGTGAGAAACCTGAATTATATCTTCGCGCAATGCAATAACTGCTGTATTTAATGATCatggtaatttataaaatataaaaataagcatgcatttaattttataataaagatTATGTGTAATCATACTGGATactgtttttcttttattgaataaattcgatatattgttgtttattttacaaaaaaatatattaatattttccgTGTATCACAACgctagataaaaataatatgattttttttttgtatgatgtttatttaaaattcatttttgacACGAACATGATAAcgtttatttcaatatttattattacacacattatttatttgaataaaataaagtttttattgactgaaaaattataacaattgttttttttttattattttttaaattgtagaTAATTCGCGAATGAAATCTTATCTGTAtttgaataaacatttttattgattatataaaatatggtAAACATGAtgcttttaataaaattttatcgacTTTAAAATCACAACtgaaaatttctaaaataatacatattctTCAACATATTAATTGACTCTGTTGTTAAATTGTTCTCCTCAATATTATGTTCATTAAGACGTgctggtaaattattaaaaacgtCTGAATCAAGGTAGCTTAGTCGATTGtccaacaacatcaacacatGAAAGCTTTCAAGTcaagtgaatatattttttggtaatgaTGTCAGATgatttctaattaatttttacttttttttaatgcatgtTATGAAAttgttggataaaaaaaatagatagatagaaaaatagatcaattaaaagataatataGATTTTCTGGAATTtccaaagtttttttaaatatttaagtattaataaaaatatattttatttgcaaaattattatttagaataattaGTCATGTAATtgccaattaaattataattattttattttttattttaaaattaatcaaggtCAAAAAAtggatggaattttttttttttttaaaaactagaCGTATTATATGAGTTTATATAATCAGAAATTGGTAATAAATACAAGTCGTTATTTCTAttgatttcaataattaaagtaataacttaaatattataaaaatcttaAATAAAGCAATAAAGCAATATGTGGAATATTTGTTTGGAATCAAACATTATAATCTTATATGAATACTTATTGgattcaaaaaagaaaaaaaaaatcaaaaagctttgctaaaaaataaaaactataccATTAAGAAAATGTATTTGATCTGTCTTTTATCTGTTtagtatttgaattatttgtttaatattatacttttattttgatttattattggaATAATTTCAGCAGCTTATAAATAAGCCAAACAAATCCATtagaaattcatttattaagaatcaaccttaaacataatcaaaaaattataaaaattgattttttaaaccttttttagttttagttaaattatgttgcttttgataaaattttatcgatTTTATAACCACAATTGAAAATctggaaaattatatatgtttttcaatatatttattaaatctgttgttaaattgttgttcTGAATATCAAGTTTATTAAGTGCTGGTAAATTAGTAAAAGTATTtgaatcaaaataattcaGTCGGTTGTTCGATAAGTCTAGtttttcaagattttcaaGGCCAGTGAATACATTTCTCGATAATGACTCTAGATTGTTGTAGTCAATATCAAGCCACTGgagatttgataaattattaaaggtGCCTGGTTGAAGGTAATTTAGTTTATTCAATGATAGGAATAATGTTTCCAGTTTTTCAAGACCATTGAAAATATCGCCTGATAATGCTGTTAGATTGTTACTGTCAATATAAAGACTCCGAAgatttggtaaattattaaaagtaccTGGTTGAAGGAAATTTAGTTGATTCGATGATAAGTCTAATATGATGAGTTGTTCAAGACCATTGAATATATTGCTCGATAATGCTATTAGATTATTGTACTCAATTTTAAGCCACTTaagatttgataaattattgaaggCACCTGGTTGAAGGTAATTTAGTTGATTCGATGATAAGTCTAAATTGTTAAGTTGTTCAAGACCATTGAATATATTGCTCGATAATGCTGTTAGATTATTGTACCCAATTTTAAGCAACTGaagatttgataaattattgaagaTACCTGGTTGAAGGGATTTTAGTTTATTCTGTGATAGATTTAACCATCTGAGTTTTTCAAGACCATTGAAAATATCGCTCGATAATGCTGTTAGATTGTTGACGTCCATTTCAAGTTTCTCaagatttgataaattattaaaagtaccTGACTCAAGATAATCCAGTTGGTTGTACGACAAAAAAATCTTTTCAAGATTTATCAAGCcggtaaatatatttgttggtAATGCCGTTAGATTGTTGTTGTCAATATTGAGTGTACGaagatttgataaattatcaaaaatacctGAATGAAGATAATATAGTCGGTTGTACGACAAATGAAGATATCTAAGATTTTCAAAGCCagtaaatatatcttttggaAGAACAGCCAAATTTCTGTGGCTAAGATCAATTTCATACCAATATTCCCCGAGAAATGCACAAATAGTCGAATCATAAtaagacatttttttgttacaaaaatatttattagaaaattggcTGTTAGATGTTGAAGCAATATCATCAAATACTCTCCTTAAATAATCAACTACAACTGTCtgattttcattatatctTCTCTTGAATAATTGTCGTctctttttcaataaattatctgGTACATTGTCTTCATTGAATCCCATAATAGATatcaatgtatttaataaatcagtTGATCCATAAAGATCTCTCTGACTCATTTCGAAAATTATTCCTTTCAACATTTCTTGCTGTTTATTTGTCAAGTTTAATTGATATTCATTTTctattgcttttaatttttctgttcGTTCTTCCTGCAAAGCAATAATTGACTCCTCAatcgttttgttattttcatcaCTTTTCTTTTCTAATGATTCTAGTGATATATTTGAGTGTTGTTGATTTGTGGAGCATATCATTGATTGCAATTTATTATCAGtaacatttttcatttcaattttcgtattattttttctaatatctTCTATTTCCAATTCaagtattgttaaatttttttccaagtttacCTGATGATCGATCAATGATAGAACACGATTTCCACAAGTTACTAAACTTTCTAAActtttaatatactttttagTTATTTCTGAATACTCAGCAAGTGATTTCTCTTGATTGACTTGTTCCAGTGTATCATTCAGTTGcaatagtttattattaaattcgtcaataaaatatttgtctaATATAACTGATATAGCTGTATGAATTTTTAGCTCAATCTGAGTTTGGATTAAACTCAATGGACCAACAGTACCATTATCATTTGACGGTTTATTCTGTATATTTGGTGGAATAGTCATAGTTGTTGACGAATTTATTTCACTTGAGCCCTAAAAAATTGAACGatatttgtcaattattttaatttcagagaaaatttaatatcaacagCTTTTTACTTTActgtctatttttaatttgaatatagtATATTAATTCTAATTAAGATATGCTTACAGAAACCACAAGACTACATGCTGCGATAAGCATAAATATACCAGCTACTAAATTAGCTTGCATTATCAGTGGATTTTTAACACCCATATTTTTGGGGGATAATTCAGCGACAcactataattaataaatatatatattaatgttattgtaatttattttaattaaaaaaaaaacatttttaatgaaaaatcttATTCTTTTGGTGATAATtcgaaattaaattcaatagaaataatactaaatcatctttcattgaattttttattagaataataaattgttttagatacaaaaaaaaaaaaatatatatataaatttgttttgtacaattaattgtataaatcgaaaaaaaataacttataaataaaatcaaaaacaatcaattactgcgttagttaattaaaaagtaatgaCTGTTTTAAgacaaatcattaaaaaataactgcTGTGAAAATTATAAGGATTAAAAAAgccaattaaaaatacttacatTCGTTAACTGAGAAACTGAATAGATGATTTCGTTGTTCTATATATACTGTCCAACTACTGACGAGTAAATCGACTGCAGAAATTATCACAACCTGTACGTGCTGATTGAGTCAGCTTCATATCAGTTTACTCGACTGCTTATATGAAACATTCTGTTATTAAAATTCGGAAAATACGatagtaattattatgataCTGATAAAGACAACCCGAATCATCTTTATTTGCGTAATGCATTcctttaaatttctaaaagaaTAACTGCTgcgtttaataattataaagtgCTCATAAAAATaagcatttaattttataataaaaattacgtgtAACTATAATGTCTTAAGTAAATTCAATACACtaatattgttgtttgattttacaaaaaaatatatttatacatgatatttatattcatctgAATATAACTAAAGTTGCAGCCtaccaattattattacattcaaaaatttttcattaatttgtttttcacttattcacaatttttttgttatttatttacatgaaacgtttataattgttatttttatttactatgtAGTATCAATTATTgcttaattacatttttatttttgaataaatatgtgaCTCAAGTGAAGAGACGAAATCaatatgtttaatatttacttgGTGACAACCAGTGATGAATCATCCCTAGgctagattaaaaaaatatgaattttttgttttgtgtgATGTTCATGTATTTTTGACACGAACCTGATAacgttaatttaaaaaaatatttcaataaaaacgataaaaaaatcagacacgtttaaatattactgtagataaattttaattatgttggcatattttcttttttatttttaacttcatttattttttattaattatttgttttaactaAATGAAAagatacaattatttttgattattacaacagtattaaacataattataaacatgctaattaataatttaaaaattaaagctGATATAGTTTTGAGAAATTCAATGAATtgtaaaagaattttaatatatttctttttttccaaTCGGATGAGAGGCAgaacgtaataaaaaaattaccaaaaaattgcTATGCAATTACAAGAATTCATTGTTGACTTGAAAATAAGAATGCAAAGTTTTtcttaacaaataattataatcaaaaacaatatttattgttacacacattatttatttgaaaaaagtaaagtTATTCATgactgataattataacaattgttactttaatattttcttgacTTTGAAGCATTCACAAATGAAATCTCACCTATATGTATTtgaataaactttattattaattataaaattgttgttgtaaatttatatattattttatataaatatattattttaaataatatattttgaataaaaaaacgtaatttttgagatgataatttaaaataaaagtttagaaaatataaaccaaataaaaGTACTTACGTTTGTTAactttaaagataataaattgatgaattatatATGATTTCGTTGATGTGGATATATTGTCCAACTACTGACGAGTGAATGGACTGGTCCcaaaaattattgcaatttATGTGTGCTGATTGAGTCTGCTTTATATCAGTTTTTCTCGAGTGTTCATGTTATTGCGAGATTCGGtgaatacaataatatttatttcgataCTGATAAGGTCATCTGGGTCATCTCTTTacgcaatatattttttcaaaattgtgGAAAGTACAGCTGCTTTATTTCGTGATGATAAAATGCTATTGTTAATTCGTAAAATAAAcataagaatttaattttttaacaatgataTAACTCTTGGATAAGTGTaatcaaaaaatcaaagtcacgtttgaatattattgtagagtttaatattttgttggtaATATCGATAATATCTTGTATTTTCCTTTcaagtatacatatattattaaattattttccaagTTAACCTAATAATCATTTAGCGATCAAACACGATTTTCGtaactgataataaaaatatacataaaaatgatgaggaaaaaaaaaaaaaaatcggaaaaattattataggtATGCAACcacaagaatttattttagatttttaaagCCAGTAAATATATCTTTCGGGATAGAAGCCAAATTTCTTAGGCTGAGATCAATATtataactatttaaatttttttacttagccgccagattttttacttagatATAATGTGAAGAAAAATGTAAAGGGAAAGAGGGTACTCGAAACGAAAGtaagaaaatattacaaaaaaagcgTTGGGATGAAACATCTTGCTCAAGAATGCCAAAATTGTGAAGATGAATttgaaacaaattaaatatcgaaataaaaacaatgagaaatattagtttttaatcagtttataattcaacaaaatataaaaaaacgttaaaacattttattattgtttattcatttttttttgaataaaattattttcagtacaatattatattttaagtgaAAACAATTggcataaatttttctttttttaatcttcAAGGTAGTGTAATATGAATTGTAAGATATGGcgattcatatttttttttatcacactcGAATGCAATACCTATTTTCAAATGTCGTTTTcgatttcttgatattttttctgctctttttataaattcaacagtTACACTTGTGCACATAACATACAGCGTGTACAAATTTGGTGAATTTTTAAGAACTTCTATGGCTAAATCATCAGTAACGTTATTGTTGAATGGAAAAGCTATTACTTCCAGGTTCTTAAGCATTTTGATTGATGAAGAATCAATGACGTTATTCAAGCCGGGAAAAGTAAGAATTTCTAAATTCATCTTTGAAACTGTTACAATCCCTTCATTCGTTAAATGAGTAGAATCCATGCGGAGTTCTTTTAATCGCTTAATGGTATTGGCAATAGTATACAAACCATGATCTGTAATTCGATAATTCCTCAATATCAATGTCGTGATATCTTTGAACTGTGCTTTTCTACGGTCgtgaaaataatcatcataaaaacAACATGTTGGTACACTACTCGTCAGATAACTGCCAAGTACATCGGAAATTCGTATACCACCAATTTCAAATCTTTTCAGAGCCCGCAGTTCACGTAACACCTGCAAACGCaagtattataaatttgaaaattattatttatatgtaaaaataaaatattttatttttaatagatataaaatttgacTTACACAAATGGTGTCTCCTGGAAAGAAACAGGGGTTAGTGTAGTAGTTATCTTTCCAGTTTGAAAGAATTAAATCAGTCAATGTATCAGCAACGTTTCTTAATGAATAGATTAAATTAAGAGGTATAAACCTATCTTTAAaatcttgaaatataattgataataattttagtttagaTAGACGTGATAAAGCAtcgtataatattattttgtcaacaTAGGTAAATCTCAATCGAAGTTCCACAAGGTTTTgacaatattcattaataactgGCACTATGTTACAATGGCCATAAGCTGTCAAgtctaattttgttaaataacgaCCACATTTATAAAgcagtgattttaaaaaattaaattgtccaTCGAGTGTTGGATATTTCTTCAAACAAGTTGGATACTCATCATATTCCCAGTGAGTTAGTTCAAGTTTTTTGACATTACTCCAAGATTGACAAAGGGCTCTTTTCCATTTTTgacatactaaaaaatataaatatattaattattataagtaaatcaattttttaattaaataattgatattgtaattattgCGTACCTAATGCAATTTTTGGTCTTTCACATGCTGGCACGAACATGAATATTGCAGTCAgacaatcatcattaacaaattCAACTATTGTATTATTGGggtatgaataataatgatgctGATAGTttatctgaaaaaataatgaaaatttatatttcacaaCACTGATTCAATAATTTGTCTACAAGCATGTTTTAACTGCAGTTGTATTTTGGACTAACctcattttctttttcgttAGATTCCGTTAAACGTGTTGAAATTTCATTAGAgccattatatttttttataaaaatgtttttcaactttaatttACGTTTTGTTCTGGTTTTATCCATAttggataaaaatataaatttggtaTATTTACTATAATCAAGTTatggtttaatatttttttatcgcacaatatataaattatattaaaagatTGTTTATGgtctatttctttttcaataaaacagtaaaatatatttgctacAGTACGAAGCACTGCGAAACACGAACAGGCGTCAAGTGAGGCCGAGAGCTCAGAGCACTGAGGCACTGAGAGACGAGAGTGCAAGTGGGCCAAGTTAGTGCGAGCCGTTTATATAGAAACTGACCGACGTGAACCTAGAACCGCCGTTTTTCCAGAAAAATCGTACATAGACTGGATCATTGAATTTATCGCTCGATAATTCTGTTAGATTGTTATGGTGAATATTCAGACTCTCAAGATTTGATAAATTGCTAAAGGTACCTGGTTGAAGGAAAGTTATATTATTGCATGATATAGTTTTAAAtctttgagtttttttttaagaattattatttatatattaataattaaaaatatctagtGATACATATGTagtagtatttattttaaattttctattcatCAAGGGCAAAATATAGATGgaaaactttttcaaattatttaatttcttatttattttttttcaaaatgtgtatgtgtgtgtgtttttattttttttaacaacaattgcTGTTTTATTGacaaactatttttaaaacaccTTCAGATTTTTTGATGGTTTTTAATGCAAatatctcaattttattttacataatattaCATGAAtgtaaaatagataattagtAGAAATAATTAGTTGTGGTTTCTTAAATTAGATtgtattaaacaatttaacaatttttgaaaatgtaaacaaaaaaataattcaaaatgaagAAACAAACAGTTTAAATTCTTGGtatttggattatttatttattgttgattttattattatttataattctaaaaatatcagctcataatttttcattaatagttttcaaaatataaaaaaaaaaaagttttattgacTGAAtggttttaaatataatcagTGAAAATATCTGAATCAAAGTAATCAAGTGGGTTTGATTGTAAGCTTAGACTTtctagttttttaaaatcattaaatatattttttggcaaTGTTGTAAAatgattatcatcattaagatTTTAAAAGCTAGTAAAAATATCTTTTGGAATAAAAGCCAAATTTCTTAGGCTGAGATCAATATCAtgactattaaaatttttttacttagccgctagattttttactaatAGCTTTAATGTAACGGGAGGGAGTACTTAAAACGAAAGTAGGGGAGTATTAGAAAGAGAGCGTCTGGAGCGAACTCGGTACTAGTCCCTGATTTGGCGTTCAGTGCATATGGTAACCCTAATATTGCAGTGGTAAAAAATGCTGGTAGTATATGATAAAACATCTTGCTGAAGAATGTCAAAATTGTGaagataaatacaattttttttttttaactatgattGTTACCGTTGATTGGCGTACTTCCATATTATATCTTACATAACATATTAATAGTCagtcatcatcaaaatttgtcaattatCGAATTTATTTTCCTTCAAATTATAGTATAATATCAATTGTAAGATATGGcgattcatatttttttttatcacacttGAATGCAATACCTAtgttcaaatgtttttttcgatTTCTTGATATCTTTTCTgctctttttataaaatcaacagTTACACTTGAGCGCACAACATAAAGCGTTCTCAACTGTGGTGAATTTTTAAGAACTTCTATGGCTAAATCATCAGTAATGTTATTATTGTATGGAAAAGCTACTATTCTAAGGTTTTTAAGCAATTTGATTGATGAAGAATCAATGACGTTATTAAAGCCGGAAAAAGCAAGAATTTGTAAATCTATCTTTGAAATTGCTACAACACCTTTATTCCAATTCCAGTgttatgatatttttgaacAGTACTGTTTTAAGCTCgtcaaaataatcatcataacGACAACATTTTAGTACACCACTTGTCATATAATCGACAAATTCATCGGAAATTCGTATACCACCAATTTCAAATCTTCTCAGAGCCCTCATTTCACGTAACACCTGCAAACGCaagtattataaatttgaaaattattatttatatgtaaaaataaaatattttatttttaatagatcTAATTTTTAACTTACAGTTATGGTGCCTTCTGGAAAGTAACAGGCGTTATAGAAGCTATTGTTCCAATTTGAAAGAATTAAGTCAGTCAATGTATCAGCAACTGTTAGTAATGAATGGATTAAAGTCATAGGTATAAACTTATctgtaaaattttgaaatataattgataatacttTTAGCTTAGAAAAACGTGATAAAGCATGATATAATATGTCATGGCCAACATAGGTAAATCTCAATCGAAGCTCCACAAGGTTTGgacaatattcattaataactgGCACTATGTTACAATGGCCATAAGCTGACAAgtctaattttgttaaataatgacCACATTTAAAAAgcagtgattttaaaaaattaaattgtccaTCGAATGTTGGATATTTCTTCAAACAAGTTGGATACTCATCATATTCCCAGTGAGTTAGTTCAAGTTTTTTGACATTACCCCAAGAATAATCAAGGGCTCTTTTCCATTTTCGGcatactgaaaaatataaatatattctttattataagtaaatcaattttt harbors:
- the LOC122849467 gene encoding leucine-rich repeat-containing protein 15-like codes for the protein MKDDTCVAELSFKNMGVLLMMQANLVAGIFMLIIACSPVVSGSSEINSPTTSTVAPNIPNKSSIDNDDVGSWDVFQNQIELQIYMAISFMLDKYFVDEFNNKFWQIYKTLKQVNQEIEQTLDKCSETLITCGNRFLSVLDQQVNLEKKPTILELEMKNNVDNKLESMICSKNQQYSNISLELEKKIDENKQLIEESIALKKQQAEELKATENEYQLNLTNEQQELEILKELFFEINHQDLVESAELLKTLISIMKFNEYNVPDNLLKKREKLFKLNYNKNQAVVVNYLRKRFDNIALASNSQFPNRYFCNKKMSYYDSTICACLSENSDNYEINLIHRNLAVLPEDIFTGFENAEKLRLSFNSLYWLESGTFNNLSNLKILKIRNNQLTSLLKDTFTGLKNLRTLDLSYNQLDYLESGTFNNLSNLQQLSFNNNNLTELSSDIFNDLEKLRWLELSRNKLNCLQPGTFENLSNLQKLDISRNNLTALSNNTFNGLEKLRWLELSRNKINFLKPGTFNYLSNLQKLDISHNNLTELSRDIFNGLKKLTSLNLSANKVNSLQPGTFNNLSNLNYLLIHENRLTSLPKNIFTGLKNLRVLLLSDNRLSYLDSNIFNNLPALNELNIEENNLTTETIYMLKNMHSFRNFQLWL
- the LOC122849468 gene encoding toll-like receptor 6 is translated as MGVKNPLIMQANLVAGIFMLIAACSLVVSGSSEINSSTTMTIPPNIQNKPSNDNGTVGPLSLIQTQIELKIHTAISVILDKYFIDEFNNKLLQLNDTLEQVNQEKSLAEYSEITKKYIKSLESLVTCGNRVLSLIDHQVNLEKNLTILELEIEDIRKNNTKIEMKNVTDNKLQSMICSTNQQHSNISLESLEKKSDENNKTIEESIIALQEERTEKLKAIENEYQLNLTNKQQEMLKGIIFEMSQRDLYGSTDLLNTLISIMGFNEDNVPDNLLKKRRQLFKRRYNENQTVVVDYLRRVFDDIASTSNSQFSNKYFCNKKMSYYDSTICAFLGEYWYEIDLSHRNLAVLPKDIFTGFENLRYLHLSYNRLYYLHSGIFDNLSNLRTLNIDNNNLTALPTNIFTGLINLEKIFLSYNQLDYLESGTFNNLSNLEKLEMDVNNLTALSSDIFNGLEKLRWLNLSQNKLKSLQPGIFNNLSNLQLLKIGYNNLTALSSNIFNGLEQLNNLDLSSNQLNYLQPGAFNNLSNLKWLKIEYNNLIALSSNIFNGLEQLIILDLSSNQLNFLQPGTFNNLPNLRSLYIDSNNLTALSGDIFNGLEKLETLFLSLNKLNYLQPGTFNNLSNLQWLDIDYNNLESLSRNIKDRSNTFS